In Bacteroidota bacterium, the genomic window TCAAACCCTTTGCCGTATGCATAACGCAGCAAAGAGATTTTTATTTGATAGCCGTTATGGTTTGCAGGAATGAGCCTGACTTTCTTTTCCAACTCCTTTCTGAGGATATCGAAATAAACCAGGGGGTCAATTTCATCTAAAACTTCATTGATGATGTTTTCTGGAATTTGCTTTTGCCTTAAGGCAAGGGAAATTTTGATCCTTCCCCAATGGTTGAATTTTAGTTTGTCGTTTGTGAAAAAATGGGCAAAGCGTTTTTCATCAATGAATTTCTCTTTTTCAAGCTGATTTAAAATGTTTTCAATAGCTTCTTCTGAAAGATCCCAGGACTTGCATTTTTGCGCTGCATCCTGCTTGCAGGTTTCCTGGCGGGAACAAAGAGTTTGTAATTTCAGCAGAGCCTGGTCGGCAGTG contains:
- a CDS encoding regulatory protein RecX, translated to MNNVNKFCTADQALLKLQTLCSRQETCKQDAAQKCKSWDLSEEAIENILNQLEKEKFIDEKRFAHFFTNDKLKFNHWGRIKISLALRQKQIPENIINEVLDEIDPLVYFDILRKELEKKVRLIPANHNGYQIKISLLRYAYGKGFESQEIEKLLPEILMKDKN